The Caballeronia sp. SL2Y3 genome includes a window with the following:
- a CDS encoding 3-hydroxyacyl-CoA dehydrogenase NAD-binding domain-containing protein: MAVDYTIREGVAVITLDNPPVNGLGHSTRLGIVEGIERAGSDASVHAIVLIGAGKAFSGGADITEFNTPKATQEPTLATVIKAVEGSEKPVVAAIHAVAMGGGLELALGAHYRIALPGAQIALPEVKLGLLPGAGGTQRLPRVVGLERALDMIVSGTPVRSEKLADTALFDEMAQDDLLDAAIGFARRMAERGGAHPKVRDRPITHHDAARCFESARQAIAEKARHFPAPHKCIDAIEMGAKEGFDRGLAFERECFLFLVQTPESLALRHAFFAERAASKIADVPSSTPVRKIERIGVIGAGTMGGGIAMNFINAGLPVVLLETKRDALDRGLATVRRNYEAQVKKGKLTPEQVEARMQLVHPTLDYADLAQADLIVEAVFEDLDVKAEVFRQLDAIAKPGAILASNTSTLDLDKIASFTQRPGDVIGMHFFSPANVMKLLEVVRGQKTEKDVLATVMQLARKIGKTAVVARVCDGFIGNRMVEQYLRQALFMLEEGALPAQVDRAIETFGFAMGPFRMSDLAGNDIGWAIRKRRYREQPDMRYSGVADRLCETGRFGQKTGAGWYDYEVGSREAKPSQAVIEMIVAYSKEQGIARRDLSDDEIVERLVLSLVNEGAKILEEGIAAKASDIDIVYLTGYGFPLWRGGPMFHADTLGLPNVERAMRKYAVQRNGEAWQPAARIIELAAINGRFNA, encoded by the coding sequence ATGGCAGTCGACTACACGATCCGCGAAGGCGTCGCCGTCATCACGCTCGACAATCCGCCGGTCAACGGGCTCGGACATTCGACGCGGCTTGGCATCGTCGAGGGCATCGAGCGGGCGGGAAGCGATGCGTCGGTGCATGCGATCGTGCTGATCGGCGCGGGCAAGGCGTTCTCGGGCGGCGCGGACATCACCGAATTCAACACGCCGAAAGCAACGCAGGAACCGACGCTCGCCACCGTCATCAAGGCCGTCGAGGGCAGCGAGAAGCCGGTCGTCGCCGCGATCCACGCGGTCGCGATGGGCGGCGGGCTCGAACTCGCGCTCGGGGCGCATTACCGCATCGCGTTGCCGGGCGCGCAGATCGCGCTGCCGGAAGTGAAGCTCGGCCTGCTGCCGGGCGCGGGCGGCACGCAGCGTCTGCCGCGCGTCGTCGGACTAGAACGCGCGCTCGACATGATCGTGTCCGGCACGCCGGTGCGATCCGAAAAGCTCGCCGACACCGCGCTCTTCGACGAAATGGCGCAAGACGATTTGCTGGATGCGGCCATCGGCTTCGCGCGACGCATGGCCGAACGAGGCGGTGCTCATCCGAAAGTGCGCGATCGCCCGATTACGCATCACGATGCCGCGCGTTGCTTCGAGTCCGCACGCCAGGCGATTGCCGAGAAAGCCAGGCACTTCCCCGCGCCGCACAAGTGCATCGATGCCATTGAGATGGGCGCGAAGGAAGGCTTCGATCGCGGGCTCGCCTTCGAGCGCGAGTGCTTTCTCTTTCTCGTGCAGACGCCTGAAAGCCTCGCGCTGCGGCATGCGTTCTTCGCCGAGCGCGCAGCAAGCAAGATCGCCGATGTGCCGTCGTCTACGCCGGTTCGAAAAATCGAACGCATCGGCGTGATCGGCGCAGGAACGATGGGCGGCGGCATCGCGATGAACTTCATCAACGCGGGCTTGCCGGTCGTGCTGCTGGAAACGAAACGGGATGCGCTCGATCGCGGCCTCGCGACCGTGCGGCGCAACTACGAAGCGCAGGTGAAAAAGGGCAAGCTCACGCCGGAACAGGTCGAAGCCCGCATGCAGCTCGTGCATCCGACGCTCGATTACGCCGATCTCGCGCAAGCCGATCTGATCGTCGAAGCCGTGTTCGAAGACCTCGACGTGAAGGCGGAAGTCTTCCGTCAACTTGACGCAATCGCGAAGCCCGGCGCGATCCTCGCGTCGAATACGTCGACACTCGATCTCGACAAGATCGCATCATTCACGCAGCGTCCGGGCGATGTAATCGGCATGCACTTCTTCAGTCCTGCCAACGTCATGAAGTTGCTCGAAGTGGTGCGCGGCCAAAAGACCGAGAAAGACGTGCTCGCGACCGTCATGCAACTCGCCAGAAAGATCGGCAAGACGGCCGTGGTGGCGCGCGTGTGCGACGGCTTTATCGGCAACCGCATGGTCGAGCAATATCTGCGGCAGGCGCTTTTCATGCTCGAAGAAGGCGCGCTGCCGGCGCAGGTCGACCGCGCAATCGAGACGTTCGGCTTCGCGATGGGTCCATTCCGCATGAGCGATCTCGCGGGCAACGACATCGGCTGGGCGATCCGCAAACGGCGCTATCGCGAGCAGCCGGACATGCGCTATTCCGGCGTCGCGGACCGGCTGTGCGAGACCGGCCGCTTCGGGCAAAAGACCGGCGCGGGCTGGTACGACTATGAGGTGGGCTCGCGCGAGGCGAAGCCGTCGCAGGCAGTGATTGAGATGATCGTCGCGTATTCGAAGGAACAGGGCATCGCGCGGCGCGACCTAAGCGACGACGAGATCGTCGAGCGGCTCGTACTGTCGCTCGTCAACGAGGGCGCGAAGATTCTGGAAGAAGGCATCGCGGCGAAGGCATCGGATATCGACATCGTGTATCTGACGGGCTACGGCTTTCCGCTCTGGCGCGGCGGGCCGATGTTTCATGCCGACACGCTCGGCCTGCCGAACGTCGAGCGCGCCATGCGCAAGTACGCCGTGCAACGCAACGGCGAAGCGTGGCAGCCGGCTGCGCGCATCATCGAACTGGCGGCCATCAACGGCCGCTTCAATGCATGA
- the pncA gene encoding bifunctional nicotinamidase/pyrazinamidase translates to MKSAEEVLLVVDVQYDFMPGGALAVARGDEVVPVINRLAKAFSHVVLTQDWHPASHVSFAANHAGRAPFETIAMPYGEQVLWPPHCVQGTQGAALHRDLDVPHARLIVRKGHHERVDSYSAFVEADRATPTGLAGYLREVGAKRVWLAGLATDYCVAWSALDARAAGFEASVIEDACRAIDLNGSLDRAWSDMRAAGVARVRSDDDAG, encoded by the coding sequence ATGAAATCAGCGGAAGAAGTGCTTCTTGTCGTCGACGTGCAATACGACTTCATGCCCGGCGGCGCGCTTGCAGTCGCGCGGGGCGATGAAGTGGTGCCCGTCATCAACCGGCTGGCAAAGGCGTTCTCGCATGTGGTGCTGACGCAGGACTGGCATCCGGCGTCGCATGTGTCGTTCGCGGCGAATCACGCGGGACGCGCGCCGTTCGAGACCATCGCGATGCCTTATGGCGAACAGGTGCTGTGGCCGCCGCATTGCGTGCAGGGCACGCAGGGCGCGGCGCTGCATCGCGACCTCGATGTGCCTCATGCGCGGCTGATCGTGCGCAAGGGACATCACGAGCGCGTCGACAGCTATTCGGCGTTCGTCGAGGCGGATCGCGCGACGCCGACCGGACTCGCCGGCTATCTGCGCGAAGTGGGCGCGAAGCGCGTATGGCTCGCAGGACTCGCCACCGATTATTGCGTCGCGTGGTCCGCGCTCGATGCGCGCGCCGCGGGCTTCGAGGCGAGCGTGATCGAAGACGCGTGCCGCGCCATCGACCTGAACGGCTCGCTCGACCGCGCGTGGTCCGACATGCGCGCGGCGGGCGTCGCGCGGGTGCGGTCGGACGATGACGCCGGCTAA
- a CDS encoding Dabb family protein, with amino-acid sequence MLRHIVMWKLKETAEGASRAENAQKLKTKLETCRSLVKGQGHFEVGIAQPGFDCTYDVVLVSDFDDTASLQAYQTHPKHLAVKDFVTAVHEARQCLDYEV; translated from the coding sequence GTGCTACGTCACATCGTCATGTGGAAGTTGAAAGAGACCGCCGAGGGCGCCAGTCGCGCGGAGAACGCGCAAAAGCTGAAGACTAAGCTCGAAACCTGCCGCAGCCTCGTGAAAGGGCAGGGACACTTCGAGGTCGGCATCGCGCAGCCGGGCTTCGACTGCACGTATGACGTCGTGCTCGTCTCGGACTTCGACGACACCGCTTCGCTGCAGGCGTATCAAACGCACCCGAAGCATCTCGCGGTGAAGGACTTCGTGACGGCGGTTCACGAAGCGCGTCAATGCCTCGACTACGAAGTGTGA
- a CDS encoding PaaI family thioesterase, translating into MTDTQKQPANHAIAIESPFIDALGVQLVKAVDGEGEVRLPLSEAHLNTWGIAHGGVTMTLLDAALAIAARSVAGDGVGVVTVEMKVNFMQPGRGELRGYGRVLHRSTTMAYCEGEIRDSEGHFVAKALGTFKYMKRLAVGRDVVRQKLRSDPAATPGPSDA; encoded by the coding sequence ATGACCGATACGCAGAAACAACCCGCGAACCACGCCATCGCAATCGAAAGCCCGTTCATCGACGCGCTCGGCGTGCAACTCGTGAAAGCCGTCGATGGCGAAGGCGAAGTGCGCCTGCCGCTCAGCGAAGCGCATCTGAACACGTGGGGCATCGCGCATGGCGGCGTCACGATGACCTTGCTCGACGCGGCGCTCGCCATCGCGGCGCGCAGTGTCGCGGGCGACGGCGTCGGCGTCGTCACCGTCGAGATGAAGGTGAACTTCATGCAGCCGGGGCGCGGCGAGTTGCGCGGCTACGGCCGCGTGCTGCATCGGTCCACGACGATGGCCTACTGCGAAGGCGAAATCCGCGACAGCGAAGGGCACTTCGTGGCGAAGGCGCTCGGCACGTTCAAGTACATGAAGCGGCTCGCGGTGGGCCGCGACGTCGTGCGTCAGAAACTGCGCTCCGATCCGGCGGCCACGCCCGGACCGAGCGACGCCTGA
- a CDS encoding NADP-dependent oxidoreductase, with amino-acid sequence MANANINRQILLVSRPQGEASADNFRLVETPLAPLGEGQVRVRNHYLSLDPYMRGRMNDTKSYAPPQPLDEVIIGGTVGEVIESRNPAFEPGDKVVGMFGWQEYGTSDGKGLQIVDTTHVPLSAYLGPVGMPGVTAWYGLNRIIEPKAGETVVVSAASGAVGSVVGQLAKAAGCTAVGIAGGEEKCRYVVETLRFDACVDYKAGNLRDDLKAAAPNGVDGYFENVGGEVLDAVLARMNAFGRIALCGMISGYDGKPLPMKAPALLLTQRLKLQGFIVSEHMDVWPQALKELGAAVATGKLKYRETIAEGIESAPEAFLGLLRGKNFGKQLVKLI; translated from the coding sequence ATGGCAAACGCCAACATCAATCGTCAGATACTGCTCGTTTCGCGCCCGCAGGGCGAAGCGTCGGCGGACAACTTCAGGCTCGTCGAAACGCCGCTCGCGCCGCTCGGCGAAGGCCAGGTGCGCGTGCGCAATCACTATCTTTCGCTCGATCCGTACATGCGCGGACGGATGAACGACACGAAGTCGTACGCGCCGCCGCAACCGCTCGACGAAGTGATAATCGGCGGAACGGTCGGCGAAGTGATCGAATCGCGCAACCCGGCGTTCGAGCCGGGCGACAAGGTCGTCGGCATGTTCGGCTGGCAGGAATACGGCACGTCCGATGGCAAAGGCCTGCAGATCGTCGATACGACGCATGTGCCGCTTTCGGCCTATCTCGGGCCGGTCGGCATGCCGGGCGTGACGGCGTGGTACGGGCTTAACCGCATCATCGAGCCGAAGGCGGGCGAGACGGTCGTCGTATCGGCGGCGAGCGGGGCGGTCGGCAGCGTCGTCGGGCAACTCGCGAAAGCGGCGGGCTGCACCGCGGTCGGCATCGCGGGCGGCGAGGAGAAGTGCCGCTATGTGGTGGAGACGCTTCGTTTCGATGCGTGCGTCGACTACAAGGCGGGCAATCTGCGCGACGATCTGAAAGCGGCCGCACCGAACGGCGTCGATGGCTACTTCGAGAACGTCGGCGGCGAAGTGCTCGACGCGGTGCTCGCGCGCATGAACGCGTTCGGACGCATCGCGCTGTGCGGCATGATCTCGGGCTATGACGGCAAGCCCTTGCCGATGAAAGCGCCCGCGCTTCTGCTCACGCAGCGGCTCAAGCTGCAAGGGTTCATCGTCAGCGAGCACATGGACGTGTGGCCGCAGGCGTTGAAGGAACTGGGCGCTGCCGTCGCGACCGGAAAGCTCAAGTATCGCGAGACGATTGCAGAAGGCATCGAAAGCGCGCCGGAGGCGTTCCTCGGCCTCTTGCGCGGCAAGAACTTCGGCAAGCAACTCGTCAAGCTGATCTAA